The following DNA comes from Corynebacterium urogenitale.
AAGGTTTTCGGCAAGTTGAGGTGATGGAGCCCGCACCTGCCGGTGCCACTGCCTACCGCGATAATTCTGGCGAGGAACTCACTGTTCGGTGTGGGGTACGCCTACCCGACCAGTACACGGTGCTGTCTGCCGCCGTCGAAGCGGGAGGTACCGACTGGTTCCAGGTTCGAGATGAGACGCCGGGATCAGACATGCGAACCTGGTACTCCGTCAGCGCTACTCCGACAATCGCTGTCACGACCTCCGTGGCTGCCGGAGAGGAAGCAGCGGATCTCACCGCACTAGGTGAGCCAGCCGCAATGTTCTCCGGTCAAGCGATCGAACCGCACCCCTACCCTCTGTCTGACATTGCACTGGCCAATAACAACCCCAGTGCAAGCGTGTGCAAGCAATTCCTCGCTGCCCTGCCAGACGAATTTGAAGGGTACACAGCCACAGAACGTCAGGACGCACCCTCACAATCCGCCACGTACTTAAGTTCCGAGGGCGCGGAGCCTGTGGTTGTGCGCTGCGGTGTCCAGATGCCACAGAGCTACGAGCCTGGCGAAAAGATTTCCCAAGTCGACGATGTCGCTTGGTTCGCGGACACATCCCTGTCCTCTGGATCCACAGCTGGCGTGTGGTATGCCCTGAGCCACGAGCAGATCGTAGCTGTCTCCATGCCCACCGGCGCTGGAAACACGGTGATTAGCGGTATCACCAGCGCTATCGAGAAAACGATGGAAAAGAAGAACTAACTCGCCAGCGCCCGCTCCACCAGGATCGTGAGCAGTTCTGCATACTCCACACCGGAGGCCTGGAACATCTGCGGGTACATGGAGATGGGTGTGAAGCCTGGCATGGTGTTGATCTCGTTGAACACCGGCCCCTTATCGGTCGCGAAGAAATCCACGCGAGCAAGCCCTTCGCAACCCAGCGCCTCGAAAGTCGCCACAGACCAGTCGCGAATGGACTGAATCATGCTCTCCTCGAGAGGAGCTGGGATGGTGGCCGATACTGTGTCGTCGACATACTTGGCGTCGAATCCATAAAATCCCTCGTCCCCATCCTCGGTGCCCTCGAGCATCGCAGGAACGGAAGCAACGAGATCCCCGGCGGGGCGTTGCAGCACGCCGCACTCAACCTCGCGACCATGAATCATCGCCTCAATGATCGCCTTATCGTCGTTATTGAAGGCCTCCTTGAGCGCCAGAGGCAGATCCTCCCATGAAGTGACCTTAGAAATGCCGATCGATGAACCGCCACGAGCAGGCTTGACGAATACGGGAAGGCCGAGGCGAGATTGCTCCTCCTCGGTGAGATCTCGTGGCTCCGTCAGCACGAGCTCGGGCGTTACCGGGATACCAGCCTCACGGGCCAACTTCTTGGTGAACACCTTATCCATACCTACAGCGGAGGACAGCACACCATTGCCCACATAGGGAACGCCGGTGAGATCTAGGAGCCCCTGAATGGTCCCGTCCTCACCATTCATTCCATGCAGCACGGGGAAAACCACATCCACCTGGGCATAGACCTCCCCCACACGAGGACCAGCGACATAACGGAACTCGCCTCGGCGCCCGCCCAAGGTCGGCTGAACGTGCTCACCAGTGTCATCAACAGACGGCATGCGCGAACCATCGGCCTTCAAACTCTCAATGAGCGCCGAGAGTTCCAGAGAATTCGGTACCCACGCCCCATCGTGAGTGATTCCGATGGGCACAATGTTGAACCGCTGTGGATCGAGATGCGCCATGATGGCACCAGCTGAGATGCACGACACGGAGTGCTCGGTCGATTGGCCACCATAGATCACGGCCACAGTTACTCGATCAGCGGCGCTTGGTGCGACCGCGGATGCTGTAGGGGTACTTACTGAGGAAGACGCAGGATTAGTCACGGCCCCCTAGTCTAGTGCGCTACAACTCCGACTTCCGTGAGCGACCCAGCAGACGCTGGAGCACACTCTGGGCTGTCGCACCCTTGTGGCACACATCCACCACCGCGTCGGTAATCGGCATCTCCACGCCCGCGTCCCGGGCGAGTTCAGAGACTGAAAGGCTGGAGATCACACCTTCGGCAACCTGGCCCTTTGTCGCCTCCGCGGCCTCCTCCACCGACGCCCCATTCGCCAGGTGCAAGCCGAAAGTGCGGTTGCGGGACAACGACGAAGTACACGTGGCCACCAAATCACCCATGCCAGCCAGCCCAGCGAGTGTGCGCTGATCTCCCCCGAGCTGGAGGGCAAGACGGGTAGTTTCCGCCAAACCGCGGGTAATCAGGGTGGCCGCGGTATTGTCACCGAACCCCAGGCCAGCGGAGATACCCGCAGCCAGAGCGATAACGTTCTTGCACGTGCCGGCTATCTCGCAGCCCACGACGTCCGTATTGGTATAAGGCCGCAGGTACGGCGCGGCCACCGCCGCCTGGATCAACTGTGCACGGTCCATGTTCTCGCATGCGACGACAGTGGCCGCCGGCTGCCCAGCGGCGATCTCCTTCGCCAGGTTCGGTCCGGTGAGCACGGCCACGCGCTCGGTATCGGCCCCGCTCACCTCCGCGATGACCTGGCTCATGCGCATGCCCGTAGAGTGCTCGATACCCTTTGCCAAGCTGACCAGTGCTGCGTCGGACGGGATAAGATCACGCCAGCGTTCTAAATTGCCGCGCAAAGTCTGCGACGGCACACCGAGCACGACGATCTCGGCGCCACTGAGGGCTTCCTCTGGGTCCGACGTGCCGTAGATTGCCTCCGGCAAAGCGATATCCCCAAGGTAAGCAGAGTTGCGGTGGTCCTCGCGAATTTCGGCGGCAACTTCCTCCCGGCGAGCCCAGAGAGAAACCTGGTTGCCAGCATCTGCAAAAGCTTTGGACACCGTCGTGCCCCAGGAACCGGCACCCATCACTGCAACCTGAACCATTCTGCTCCTACCTCTGTTCTTCTCTTCCTCGTCACCATCGAATCAGCAACTTGTGCTGCGCTCGTGCGACTCCGAGCCGTGCGTTACGATGATGTGGATGATATTCGCACACCTAGCTGGTGACGCGCAGGACACGTTCAAGGACTCACCCCGGCCACGATTTCACCAGCCCAGCGTGCCGTTCATTAATCTCCTATCAAACTATTGAACCAAAAATTGCATTCGCGAGGTAAAAGACCTGTGATCTCCCACACCGGTATCGGCGACCTGTCCACGTCCCTGGCACTGTCCCACCACGGCAAGGGCCACATCAGCCGCATCGGCTCCGGCCCGGCACAGGAGTTCGCACGTCCAACGTTCGCTTCGGGTGCTGTCTTGTGGCGTCGTCCCGACGGGCAGCCTGCCAACAAAGGAGAAGGGCGCGTCGATGCCGAGCGCATGGAGATCGCCATCGTCCACCGCCCGCACTACGACGATTGGTCACTGCCTAAAGGCAAAGTTGACCCGGGCGAAAACCTCGCTGGCACCGCAATCCGCGAAATCAAGGAAGAAACGGGCCTGGATGCCACGCTCGGCTGGCTGCTGGGCTACGTCCACTACCCCGTAGGCTCCCGTACGAAGGTCGTCTACTACTGGACAGCAGAGGTCGTCTCTGGGAATTTCGAAGAGAATAACGAAGTTGACGAGCTGCGCTGGGTCAGCTTCGACGAGGCTGCAGAACTGCTCAGTTACGACGTGGATCGGGACGTTATCCGCGCCGCAGAAAGCCTGTTGGCGCTCGGATGCAACCGCCGCGTACTCTACGTCCGCCACGGCAAAGCGCACGACCGCCAAGGATGGGCCGGTGACGATAATCTGCGCCCACTGAAGAAGAAGGGGCGCCGCCAATCGGAGATGCTCGTCTCACAACTGGAGGGCTACCGCCCGCTCAACCTGTCCTCCGCGGCCCCTGAGCGCTGCATCCACACCGCCACCCCAACTTCCCAGGACCTCGAACTGGAGTTGAAGGTCGACGCACGCCTCGGCGATGAAGGCTGGTCGGAGAGCTCGGAGGTGGCGCTCGATGCTTTCCACGAGGCCACGACCTTCCCTGTGTCCGCCATTGTCGCCCAAGGAACCGTCATTCCAGGGGTGATCGCCAAACTCGCCGCCGACGCACAGATCGAAATTGAGGATATGCGCGTCAAGAAGTCCAGCGTGTGGGTGCTGCACTTCAAGGGCGACGAGCTGCTGGGACTGGATTATCTGGCCAGCCCGCTACCAGTGAAATAACCGCTGCCCCGTCGGCGCTGGCTAATAATTACGGATAGCTACTGCGCCTCAAGAGTCTGAGGCTTGAAGGATGGGCGCTGGGATTCGTAGGTGTTGATGGCCTCCTCGTCACGCAGCGTCAGTCCGATGTCATCCAACCCCTCCATGAGGCGCCAGCGGGTGTAATCATCGACCTCGATCTGGAAGGTGTGGGTGCCGAGGGTCGCTGTGCGCTCCTCCAGATTGACGGTCATCTTCGCACCGGGCTCCTGCTCCAGCAGCTTCCAGATCAGTTCGATGTCGGCCTGATCCAGCTTTGCGGCCAGCAGGCCGGCCTTGCCCGAGTTGCCGCGGAAAATATCCGCAAAACGGCTGGAGAGGACGACGCGGAAGCCATAATCCATCAGCGCCCACACCGCATGTTCACGTGAGGAACCAGTGCCAAAGTCCGGCCCTGCAACGAGGACGGAAGCATTTTTGAAAGGCTCCTGGTTGAGGACAAAGTTATCGTCCTTGCGCCACGCGGCGAACAAACCGTCTTCGAAGCCTGTGCGTGTGACGCGCTTGAGGTAGACGGCGGGAATGATTTGGTCTGTATCCACATTGGAGCGGGTCAGCGGGGCAGCCACACCGGTGTGAGTGGTGAACTTTTCCATGATTGAGAGTTTCTCCTTGGCTCAGTACGTGATCAACGGGTTAGTGATCAGGTGCGGTCTCGGGTTAAGCGTTCGCGGTGGCTGGCTCTAGGTCCGCCGGTGAAGACAGCGTGCCACGAATGGCGGTCGCTGCCGCGACTGGTGGGGACACAAGGTGGGTGCGCGACCCCTTACCCTGGCGGCCTTCGAAGTTGCGGTTAGAGGTGGAGGCAGAACGCTCGCCTGGATTCAACTGGTCCGGATTCATGCCCAAGCACATCGAACAACCAGCAGTGCGCCACTCGGCACCGGCTTCCTCGAAAATCTTGTCTAGGCCCTCTTCCTCTGCCTGCATCTTCACGCGTGCGGAAGACGGAACTACGAGCATCCGTACTCCCTCGGCGACCTTGTGGCCCTTGAGAACCTCCGCGGCAACGCGCAGATCCTCAATGCGGGAGTTCGTGCAGGATCCGAGGAAGACGGTGTCGATCTTCACGTCACGCAGTGGAGTACCTGGGGTGAGGTCCATGTATTCCAGGGCACGCTCGGCCGCCGCCCGGGAGTTGTCATCAGTGAAGTCCTCTGGGAATGGAACGTTCTCCCCCAGTGGCAGACCCTGGCCGGGGTTGGTGCCCCAGGTGACGAATGGGGTGAGCGCGGAGCCATCGATATGAACGACAGTGTCGAACTCTGCGTCATCATCGGTACGCAGGGACTTCCAGTACTCAACGGCAGCATCCCAGTCGGCACCCTGCGGAGCGTGCGGACGGTCCTTGACGTATTCAAAGGTGGTCTCATCTGGGGCGATCATGCCAGCACGAGCGCCTGCCTCGATGGACATGTTGCACATGGTCATGCGAGCTTCCATTGACAGCTTCTGGATGGCCTCGCCGCGGTACTCGATGATGTGCCCCTGGCCTCCGCCGGTACCGATTTTCGCAATGATGGCGAGAATGAGGTCCTTCGAGGTCACACCCGGTTGCAGCTCACCGGATACCTCGATGGCCATAGTTTTGAACGGCTTCAGTGGCAGAGTTTGGGTTGCCAGCACGTGCTCAACCTCGGAGGTGCCGATTCCCATGGCAATGGAGCCGAATGCACCGTGGGTGGAGGTGTGGGAATCACCGCAGACGACGGTCATGCCCGGCTGGGTCAGGCCCAGCTGTGGGCCAACAGTATGGACGATGCCCTGCTCGATGTCACCCATGGAGTGCAGACGGATACCGAACTCCTTGGCATTATCACGGAGGGTGGACACCTGCAGGCGGGATGTCGGCTCTTGGATCTCCAACAGGTTACCGCTGGAAACACCAATCGTCGGGACGTTGTGATCCTCAGTAGCAATGGTGAGATCTGGGCGTCGAACGGAACGGCCGGCCTGACGCAATCCGTCAAATGCCTGCGGGGAGGTTACTTCGTGGACGAGGTGGAGGTCGATGTACAGCAGATCAGGGCCGCCATCCTTGCCTTTGGCCACAACGTGGTCGCGCCACACCTTCTCTGCGAGGGTCAATGGCTTGTTCGTCACGATTTCTCCTCAATTTCCCAAAGTGTTGCTTTGGGGCGTTGTCGTCGGGTCAGTTGTCGTCTCAGCTAATCAATGAGCGTCGATGAGCTGCGCCGCGGATCGGTGTGCGGCTCGAGCGAGATTAACTGTGATTTTAGTTGTCACTAGTAGTTTATTCCACTGGATGGAATGTATAGTATCAAAATATGGGACAAAACAAGGAAGTGCCAGCAACGAGCGGGATCCAAGTTCTCGATCGCGCGATCTTTATCCTCTCGGTTATCGCCGCTGAACCTCGTAACCTCGCCGAACTCTGCGAGATCACCGGCTTACCTCGTGCAACAGCGCACCGCATTGCCGTCGCCTTGGAAAAGCACCGCCTGATCGAGCGCACGCCCGAAAGTCAATGGACGGCAGGTCCCGCGTTGGCCGAGCTCGCACCACAGTCTAATAACCGACTGGAGGACGCCGCCGACTACGTCCTGCCACAGCTCATGCAACAGACCAACGAGTCGGTACAGCTTTACCGCCTGTCCGGCATGGAACGCGTGTGCATCGCCAATGCCGAACCCCTCGCCGGCCTGCGCGACACGGTCCCCGTCGGCACTCACATGACATTGGAGGCCGGCAGTGCCGCCAAGGTCCTCGTCGCGTTCAGCTCCCCCAGCCTACAGAAGGAGGTCCTCCCCACCGCTGCATATTCCGCTGCTGAACTGGCTCAGGTCGTTGAGGCCGGCGTGTCGCAGTCACATGCGGAGCGTGACCCTTCCCTTGCTTCCGCTTCCGTCCCCGTGTTCGACGCCACCGGCAACCTCATCGCCGCCCTCTCCATCTCCGGCCCCGCCGACCGCATTGGCCCTGCAGCTGCTGTTAAGTTCGGCGATAAGCTCAAGGCCGCAGCCAAGGAGTTGGAACAGCATCTGGCTTAGCGGCCGACAATGTCCCAAAAAGCCCGCACGCACCACACCGCCGGTTCGCGACCCGCGCCGCCCGCCGGATGCCACCCACCATGTCCCAAACAGCCCCATGCAACGGCACTGCTATTTAGTTTTCCCAGTTCAGTGTGACAGAAGTGAACTACCAGCGGGAGGGTTAGGGCTGTTTGGGACATTCCCCCCCTCTAGCACCCCCTGCTGCATTAATCCCCCCCGCCCCTTCCAGGCTCATCACGTCTGTCACCGCCTCCTGACTGCACGCCCTCTTCCTGCATACATACCCCACCACACAAACAACACTCCGTCGAGCCACCAGTGCAAAGCCCGCCCAACCACAACCTAGTCCAGGCAAAGAAAAACGCCCTCGGATCAAGATCCGAGGGCGAGAGCTGTACCCCGTACGGGATTTGAACCCGTGTTACCGGCGTGAGAGGCCGACGTCCTAGGCCGCTAGACGAACGGGGCATCGTTCATTCGTTGCGAACGAGAAGTAACTCTACACAGTGAATTACTCAGCTACCTAATCAGCAGGTTGAAGCCTATTTTTGGCCACAATGTTCCCCTCAAGCACCCCTTAAATCATTTTCTTTACCCAGCACATCCATTTTTTACCCAGCACGTAAAAGGTCACTACTCAGGGCACCCTCAGAGTGCTAATCAAGCGGTTAATGGCACACCACCTAGATCGCCATCGAAGTGCTATTCAAGCGGACAATGGCGCACCAAGGGGCTAGAGAACAGGAAAACTCATGCACGCCAACGAGGAATGCATATTTTTCACGTTAGCGAGTAAGGTAATCCCCCGTCATCAATCCCCTCTTCGAGTCATAGAAAGTACGGCATGACCGAAACATCCCCCACGGCACCGGCTGCTCCCCAACGCAGCAACATGCGTGAGCTGACACTCCGCGCCGTCATTCTGGGTGGCATCATCACCCTCGTATTCACCGCGGCGAACGTCTACCTGGGACTCAAGGTTGGCCTTACCTTCGCCACCTCCATCCCTGCCGCGGTCATCTCCATGGCAATTCTGCGCAAATTCGCCCACCACTCCATCGTGGAGAACAACATTGTGCAGACCATCGCCTCCGCTGCCGGCACCCTATCCGCCATCATCTTCGTGCTCCCAGGCCTGATCATGATCGGCTTCTGGACCGGCTTTCCTTACTGGACCACGGCTTTCGTCTGCGCCATCGGTGGCATCCTGGGTGTCACCTACTCCATTCCGCTCCGTCGCGCCCTCGTCACTGGTTCCGACCTCCCCTACCCTGAAGGCCGTGCTGCCGGTGAGGTCTTGAAGGTCGGCGATGAACAGGGCTCCGCGGAGGAGAACAAGCGTGGCCTTCATGTCATCCTCGCAGGCTCACTGGCCTCCGCAGGTTTTGCCCTGATGGCCGCAATGAAGGGCGTGGCAGGTTCCCTCGCGACCTACTTCAAGTTCGGTGCGGGCGCCACGACTTTCGGTGGTTCCCTATCCTTGGCCCTCATTGGCGTGGGTCACCTGGTCGGCATGTCTGTCGGTGTTGCCATGATCGTGGGTCTCATCATCTCCTTCGGCATTCTTCTTCCTTGGAAGACGGCGGGCTCCATGAATTCCGGTGAAGCACTCACGGACATCGTGGATGGCACCTTCTCCGCAGACGTTCGCTTCATCGGTGCTGGCGCGATGGCAGTGGCCGCGGTGTGGACTCTCGTGAAGATCATCGGCCCGATCACGAAGGGCATCAAGGATTCCCTCGCTTCCTCTCGTGCTCGTCACGATGGCCGGGAGGTGGGCATCACCGAGCGGGACATTCCATTCCCTGTCGTTGCAGGTGTCACTGTGGCCTCAATGATCCCTGTGGGCCTGCTGTTGTGGCTCTTCGTCAAAGATACGGCGATCATGCACCACACGGGCAGCTTGGTGCTTCTTTCCATTTTGTACGTTCTGCTGGTTGGTCTCATCGTGGCCTCTATCTGTGGTTACATGGCCGGCCTCATCGGCGCATCCAATTCCCCCATCTCCGGCGTGGGCATCATCGTTGTGCTTTCTTCCGCGCTGTTGATCAAAGCCGTCACGGGCAATGAGTCCGATACGAACGCGGAGTCCCTCGTGGCTTACACGCTCTTCACTGCTGCTGTGGTTTTCGGCATCGCCACGATTTCGAATGACAATCTGCAGGATCTCAAGACGGGCCAGATCGTCGGCGCCACCCCATGGAAGCAACAGGTGGCATTGATCATTGGTGTGTTGTTCGGTTCCGCTATCATCCCGCCGGTTCTGCAGCTGATGATGACCGGTTTCGGTTTCGCCGGAGCCCCTGGCGCTAGCCCGGATGCTCTCGCAGCACCTCAGGCTGCTCTGTTGTCCTCCGTCGCTGACGGCATCTTCGGCAATTCCTTGGATTGGTCTCTCATTGGTCTCGGCGCGCTCATCGGCGTAGGCGTGATCATCGTTGATGAAATTCTGCGTAAGACCACTCGCTTCTCCCTACCACCGCTGGCCGTGGGCATGGGCATGTACTTGCCTATTTCCCTGACGCTCATCATTCCGGTTGGTGCAGCGTTGGGCCTGTTCTACGACAAGTGGTCTGAGAAGCGGGCTAATGCAGAGGCATCGAAGAGACTCGGCGTACTTGTGGCTACAGGTCTGATCGTCGGCGAGTCCCTGTTCGGTGTGCTCAATGCTGGCATCATCGCCGCTACGGGCAACGGTGATGCCTTGGCAATCTTCCCGGAATCTTTCGCTTCTGTCGCTAATTGGCTCGGACCGATCATCTTCGTGCTCGCCATTGCGGGTTGCTACCGCTACGTCCAGAGTAAGGCGCGCGAAATCTAGAATCCGCGACTGCCTGGCTTGGCCGATGGTGTCGTTGTCCTTTTTCTTGAGGTCCGACGCCACCGGCCTTTTTCTGCGCTAATCTTCGGAATTCTTGGGGCCGAGTTCGGCGACGAGGACTTCTTGGGCGACCTTCATGGCGGACAGCGCTGCGGGCGCTCCGCAGTAGCCGGAGGCGTGGATGATCGCCTCCGTGATCTCCTCGCGAGTAAGACCGTTGGTCAGCCCGCCCTTGACGTGACCGCGCAGCTCCTCGGTGGCGCGCAGTGCCACCAGCATGCCAATGTTTAGCAGGCTGCGATCGCGCTTGGAGAGCCCCTCGCGGGTCCACACTGATCCCCATACGGTGGCTGTGACGTGCTTTTGGAGTTCCTCGCCATCGGAGCCAGCATTACGGGCTAGGGCTGCATCCACGAATTCATCGCCCATCACGTCGCGACGAACCTGAATTCCTGCATCATATCGGGCATCTTTTGCTGCATGGAGTTCTTCGTTTGTGCTCATAGCTACATCGTACGCAGTGACGAGACATCCACGTTCTTTTAATTGATCAGCGACGCACTCCTCCGCAACCAGCCCACCAACCACGGGACACACGCACAAGACTCGTTCCTCCGAACCTTTGAAATAGACCGCTCTGTCTACTATGGTGGCGCTTACGATCATGAAGCCCAACGCCAAGCCCCCTGGCTCGTTGGTTAGCAACCGCGTAGCGCATACACGGTGCTCCCAGGGGAAGATCGGCCACTGTGGCACCCGCCCGGTCGGAAGATTGCGACAAGAAAGGTCTCTCCATCATGAGCGACTCACCCCAGGCCATCCTGCCTTCCCTCTTCAAGGACCAACCCACCCACCGGAACATCATCGACCAATCCTGCGCCACTCACGCCACAGGGCACAGCGTCCACTGGATCCACACCCGGCAGCTCGAACGGGAAAAACCCATCAGTGCACACATCGCCAGAATTGATGGCCGATACATCTCCCTCGAACACGCAGAAGGCTACGAGACTTTGTGGAATCACAACAAGCAATGGCTCCGCGCGCTTGCTGACGTCGTCGAAGAGGAAAAGAAAGAGGCGAAGCTGCAGTACTGGCCCCGATTCCACACCCTGCGCCTCCAACACAGGGACCGCAGTGTGACTCTGAACCTCAGCGAACGCGCGGGCTTTACCTGCGCCGGAGCTACCACGAATAAAGGGAGCAAAACCGCGCCCACCCGAGCCACCAAGGGATATCCCTGCACCCTCGACAACCTCACGGACGCTGAATTCTGGGACTCCCAACGTGCACTGGAGGAACGCTCGGAACGACGAGCATGGTCATGGGAGCAAGCAGGCCCCAACGCCCTAATTACCCCATTTCGCAACCCATAAATTCGCCCTCCGCCAGGTATCTTCAATACCTGATGAGCGTTGAAGAAAACCCTAAAGAGCGCGCCACTGACGATCAGTCGACGCACGCCGACGAACACATACTCCCCACCCTGGGCGGACAGGTTACACCGGCACTACCCTCAGGCGCCTACCACGAGGAAGTCGTTCGCGAACATCGATGGCTCACACCCACGACCTGGAAGGTCATCACCAAGCGGCTCTATTACGAGATTTTCTTCAACGCCCTGCTGGACAAGGGAGCCACGCTGAGCTTCTTCACGCTGCTCACAGGTCTCCCCACCTTGCTGGCTTTTTACGCCATCACCACCCTGGTGCTCGACCAGAATCGAGCCCAAGTAACAGGACTCACTGACGAGTTCATTAGCACCAACATTCCAGCGAATTTTCAGGACAATGCGCAGAGCATCGTCACCACGATCATCGGCTCTACAGAGCAATCCATCGTCATGCTGGTGGTGAGTGTCCTCTTCGCCCTCTTCTCCTCTTCCGCCTATATCCGGGCTTTTTCTCGCATGTC
Coding sequences within:
- a CDS encoding DUF3515 domain-containing protein, which translates into the protein MTNSAAAPDSDKNTPRAFIVLSLVLAVIFVGAVLAGARIMMQRESMTPVSMGPVDAPEAESTTCSEYVGALPEKFEGFRQVEVMEPAPAGATAYRDNSGEELTVRCGVRLPDQYTVLSAAVEAGGTDWFQVRDETPGSDMRTWYSVSATPTIAVTTSVAAGEEAADLTALGEPAAMFSGQAIEPHPYPLSDIALANNNPSASVCKQFLAALPDEFEGYTATERQDAPSQSATYLSSEGAEPVVVRCGVQMPQSYEPGEKISQVDDVAWFADTSLSSGSTAGVWYALSHEQIVAVSMPTGAGNTVISGITSAIEKTMEKKN
- a CDS encoding D-alanine--D-alanine ligase family protein, with the protein product MTNPASSSVSTPTASAVAPSAADRVTVAVIYGGQSTEHSVSCISAGAIMAHLDPQRFNIVPIGITHDGAWVPNSLELSALIESLKADGSRMPSVDDTGEHVQPTLGGRRGEFRYVAGPRVGEVYAQVDVVFPVLHGMNGEDGTIQGLLDLTGVPYVGNGVLSSAVGMDKVFTKKLAREAGIPVTPELVLTEPRDLTEEEQSRLGLPVFVKPARGGSSIGISKVTSWEDLPLALKEAFNNDDKAIIEAMIHGREVECGVLQRPAGDLVASVPAMLEGTEDGDEGFYGFDAKYVDDTVSATIPAPLEESMIQSIRDWSVATFEALGCEGLARVDFFATDKGPVFNEINTMPGFTPISMYPQMFQASGVEYAELLTILVERALAS
- a CDS encoding NAD(P)H-dependent glycerol-3-phosphate dehydrogenase, with product MVQVAVMGAGSWGTTVSKAFADAGNQVSLWARREEVAAEIREDHRNSAYLGDIALPEAIYGTSDPEEALSGAEIVVLGVPSQTLRGNLERWRDLIPSDAALVSLAKGIEHSTGMRMSQVIAEVSGADTERVAVLTGPNLAKEIAAGQPAATVVACENMDRAQLIQAAVAAPYLRPYTNTDVVGCEIAGTCKNVIALAAGISAGLGFGDNTAATLITRGLAETTRLALQLGGDQRTLAGLAGMGDLVATCTSSLSRNRTFGLHLANGASVEEAAEATKGQVAEGVISSLSVSELARDAGVEMPITDAVVDVCHKGATAQSVLQRLLGRSRKSEL
- a CDS encoding NUDIX hydrolase; translated protein: MISHTGIGDLSTSLALSHHGKGHISRIGSGPAQEFARPTFASGAVLWRRPDGQPANKGEGRVDAERMEIAIVHRPHYDDWSLPKGKVDPGENLAGTAIREIKEETGLDATLGWLLGYVHYPVGSRTKVVYYWTAEVVSGNFEENNEVDELRWVSFDEAAELLSYDVDRDVIRAAESLLALGCNRRVLYVRHGKAHDRQGWAGDDNLRPLKKKGRRQSEMLVSQLEGYRPLNLSSAAPERCIHTATPTSQDLELELKVDARLGDEGWSESSEVALDAFHEATTFPVSAIVAQGTVIPGVIAKLAADAQIEIEDMRVKKSSVWVLHFKGDELLGLDYLASPLPVK
- the leuD gene encoding 3-isopropylmalate dehydratase small subunit yields the protein MEKFTTHTGVAAPLTRSNVDTDQIIPAVYLKRVTRTGFEDGLFAAWRKDDNFVLNQEPFKNASVLVAGPDFGTGSSREHAVWALMDYGFRVVLSSRFADIFRGNSGKAGLLAAKLDQADIELIWKLLEQEPGAKMTVNLEERTATLGTHTFQIEVDDYTRWRLMEGLDDIGLTLRDEEAINTYESQRPSFKPQTLEAQ
- the leuC gene encoding 3-isopropylmalate dehydratase large subunit, producing MTNKPLTLAEKVWRDHVVAKGKDGGPDLLYIDLHLVHEVTSPQAFDGLRQAGRSVRRPDLTIATEDHNVPTIGVSSGNLLEIQEPTSRLQVSTLRDNAKEFGIRLHSMGDIEQGIVHTVGPQLGLTQPGMTVVCGDSHTSTHGAFGSIAMGIGTSEVEHVLATQTLPLKPFKTMAIEVSGELQPGVTSKDLILAIIAKIGTGGGQGHIIEYRGEAIQKLSMEARMTMCNMSIEAGARAGMIAPDETTFEYVKDRPHAPQGADWDAAVEYWKSLRTDDDAEFDTVVHIDGSALTPFVTWGTNPGQGLPLGENVPFPEDFTDDNSRAAAERALEYMDLTPGTPLRDVKIDTVFLGSCTNSRIEDLRVAAEVLKGHKVAEGVRMLVVPSSARVKMQAEEEGLDKIFEEAGAEWRTAGCSMCLGMNPDQLNPGERSASTSNRNFEGRQGKGSRTHLVSPPVAAATAIRGTLSSPADLEPATANA
- a CDS encoding IclR family transcriptional regulator — protein: MGQNKEVPATSGIQVLDRAIFILSVIAAEPRNLAELCEITGLPRATAHRIAVALEKHRLIERTPESQWTAGPALAELAPQSNNRLEDAADYVLPQLMQQTNESVQLYRLSGMERVCIANAEPLAGLRDTVPVGTHMTLEAGSAAKVLVAFSSPSLQKEVLPTAAYSAAELAQVVEAGVSQSHAERDPSLASASVPVFDATGNLIAALSISGPADRIGPAAAVKFGDKLKAAAKELEQHLA
- a CDS encoding OPT family oligopeptide transporter; protein product: MTETSPTAPAAPQRSNMRELTLRAVILGGIITLVFTAANVYLGLKVGLTFATSIPAAVISMAILRKFAHHSIVENNIVQTIASAAGTLSAIIFVLPGLIMIGFWTGFPYWTTAFVCAIGGILGVTYSIPLRRALVTGSDLPYPEGRAAGEVLKVGDEQGSAEENKRGLHVILAGSLASAGFALMAAMKGVAGSLATYFKFGAGATTFGGSLSLALIGVGHLVGMSVGVAMIVGLIISFGILLPWKTAGSMNSGEALTDIVDGTFSADVRFIGAGAMAVAAVWTLVKIIGPITKGIKDSLASSRARHDGREVGITERDIPFPVVAGVTVASMIPVGLLLWLFVKDTAIMHHTGSLVLLSILYVLLVGLIVASICGYMAGLIGASNSPISGVGIIVVLSSALLIKAVTGNESDTNAESLVAYTLFTAAVVFGIATISNDNLQDLKTGQIVGATPWKQQVALIIGVLFGSAIIPPVLQLMMTGFGFAGAPGASPDALAAPQAALLSSVADGIFGNSLDWSLIGLGALIGVGVIIVDEILRKTTRFSLPPLAVGMGMYLPISLTLIIPVGAALGLFYDKWSEKRANAEASKRLGVLVATGLIVGESLFGVLNAGIIAATGNGDALAIFPESFASVANWLGPIIFVLAIAGCYRYVQSKAREI
- a CDS encoding carboxymuconolactone decarboxylase family protein, translating into MSTNEELHAAKDARYDAGIQVRRDVMGDEFVDAALARNAGSDGEELQKHVTATVWGSVWTREGLSKRDRSLLNIGMLVALRATEELRGHVKGGLTNGLTREEITEAIIHASGYCGAPAALSAMKVAQEVLVAELGPKNSED